In one Streptomyces marincola genomic region, the following are encoded:
- a CDS encoding GAF domain-containing sensor histidine kinase, producing the protein MGPRTGLAAVSAALLAMNRTLAVRDVLQTIVASARDLLGARYAALGIPDGNGGFAQFFVAGISDRQWKAIGPLPRQHGILAAMLQDGTPVRLADVRLDARFEGWPAAHPEMSDFLGMPIADGEDILGALFLANKRCPPGRRTPGVCAFTAEDEELLRLLAEHAAIALTNARLYERSRELTIADERARLAHELHDAVSQKLFSLRLTAQAAATLVDRDPARARSELRQVAALAAEAADELRAAVVELRPAALDEDGLVATLRAQVQVLDRAHPARVTFDCRDTRALPAAHEEALLRVSQEALHNALRHAAPRHVEVVLLRRGLHTVLRIADDGSGFDPSAVRAAGRHLGLVSMRDRAAAVGGTLTVESAPGRGTVIEMEVPGG; encoded by the coding sequence ATGGGCCCCAGAACCGGACTGGCCGCAGTGAGTGCCGCCCTGCTCGCCATGAACCGCACCCTCGCGGTGCGCGACGTCCTCCAGACCATCGTGGCCTCCGCACGTGACCTCCTCGGCGCCCGCTACGCGGCCCTCGGCATCCCGGACGGCAACGGCGGCTTCGCGCAGTTCTTCGTGGCGGGCATCAGCGACCGGCAGTGGAAGGCCATCGGCCCCCTGCCGCGCCAGCACGGCATCCTCGCCGCCATGCTCCAGGACGGGACCCCGGTCCGGCTCGCGGACGTCCGCCTCGACGCCCGCTTCGAAGGCTGGCCGGCCGCCCACCCCGAGATGTCCGACTTCCTCGGCATGCCCATCGCGGACGGCGAGGACATCCTCGGCGCCCTCTTCCTCGCCAACAAGCGCTGCCCTCCCGGCCGCCGCACACCGGGAGTGTGCGCCTTCACCGCCGAGGACGAGGAACTGCTCCGCCTCCTCGCCGAGCACGCCGCCATCGCCCTCACCAACGCGCGGCTCTACGAACGCAGCCGCGAGCTGACCATCGCCGACGAGCGCGCCAGGCTCGCCCACGAACTGCACGACGCCGTGTCCCAGAAACTGTTCTCCCTTCGTCTCACCGCGCAGGCCGCGGCCACCCTCGTCGACCGCGACCCCGCACGCGCCCGCAGCGAACTGCGGCAGGTCGCCGCCCTCGCCGCGGAGGCCGCGGACGAACTGCGCGCGGCCGTCGTCGAACTCCGCCCCGCGGCCCTCGACGAGGACGGACTCGTGGCCACCCTGCGCGCCCAGGTCCAGGTGCTCGACCGGGCCCACCCCGCGCGCGTCACGTTCGACTGCCGCGACACCCGCGCCCTCCCCGCCGCGCACGAGGAGGCTCTGCTGCGCGTGTCCCAGGAGGCACTGCACAACGCGCTGCGGCACGCGGCTCCCCGGCACGTCGAAGTCGTCCTGCTCCGGCGCGGGCTGCACACCGTCCTGCGCATCGCCGACGACGGCTCCGGTTTCGACCCGTCGGCCGTGCGCGCCGCGGGCCGGCACCTCGGCCTGGTCTCCATGCGGGACCGGGCCGCCGCCGTCGGCGGCACCCTCACCGTGGAATCGGCGCCTGGAAGAGGCACCGTCATCGAGATGGAGGTCCCCGGTGGCTGA
- a CDS encoding FHA domain-containing protein — protein sequence MPELVLELNGQTWTLDPTRSYRLGRDPQGDLVLQDSRVSWRHATVRWDGQGWLMEDHGSTNGTYLQGQRVQHAVLGPGTTVHLGNPTDGPRLSFSGAARVPHQQQHSPSFDAFDARATIMAGQPPAMAPQQPAAHQPPHQPPPRHRQAGGNTGGDRGATSLHQLAIGQVTRIGRALENELVVSDLQVSRFHAEFLAHPDGRFEIHDLGSHNGTYVNGQQLPKNGRRDLGHSDTVGIGHSTFRLVGNQLQEYIDTGEVSFSARHLTVQVNNGRTTILNDVSFGVPEKSLVGVIGPSGSGKSTLLRALTGYRPATYGEVLYDHRNLYTHFAELRHRIGLVPQDDILHTALQVRQALRLAAKLRFPGDVADAERDARVEEVLAELKLSHHADKRISSLSGGQRKRVSVALELLTKPSLIFLDEPTSGLDPGMDRDVMQLLRGLADDGRTVLVVTHSVAELGLCDRVLVMAPGGGVAYFGPPDEALNFFGYETWADVFSAFENYRDYDWMGRWRGSQHYQMYAADLDAVQPQATAFQPMAVQQKAQSWGSQVLTLMRRYAAVIMADKGFLGLTLALPIVLGIVSTFVPAEDGLGYGTAENGGRNGDASIILLILVVGMCFTGAANAVRELIKERVIYERERAVGLSRSAYLMSKVFVLGTVTVIQGAILSLIGFLPREMPEEGVLFTSAPALEMTLVLMVLGCTSMMIGLVISALVRTSEMTMPLLVMISVVQLVFTGSLFQVHGSLGVEQLAWLMPSRWALAGTGTTVDLNVLTASPTAEPDPDPIWKPEAGYWLLDVSMLIVIGVVCGYLVMKFLRRHEPEVMRK from the coding sequence GTGCCGGAACTCGTACTCGAATTGAACGGACAGACCTGGACGTTGGATCCCACCCGGTCCTATCGGCTCGGCCGGGACCCGCAGGGGGACCTCGTGCTCCAGGACTCGCGTGTCTCCTGGCGGCACGCCACCGTCCGGTGGGACGGCCAGGGCTGGCTCATGGAGGACCACGGCAGCACGAACGGCACGTACCTCCAGGGGCAGCGCGTGCAGCACGCCGTTCTCGGCCCGGGGACGACCGTCCACCTCGGCAACCCCACGGACGGCCCCCGGCTGAGCTTCTCCGGTGCCGCGCGGGTCCCCCACCAGCAGCAGCACAGCCCCTCGTTCGACGCGTTCGACGCCCGGGCCACCATCATGGCCGGGCAGCCGCCCGCCATGGCACCCCAGCAGCCCGCCGCGCACCAGCCGCCCCACCAGCCGCCGCCGCGGCACCGGCAGGCCGGTGGGAACACGGGCGGCGACCGCGGCGCCACCAGCCTCCACCAACTCGCCATCGGCCAGGTGACCCGGATCGGCCGTGCGCTGGAGAACGAGCTGGTCGTCTCCGACCTCCAGGTCTCGCGCTTCCACGCCGAGTTCCTCGCGCACCCCGACGGCCGCTTCGAGATCCACGACCTCGGCAGCCACAACGGCACCTACGTCAACGGCCAGCAGCTGCCGAAGAACGGCCGCCGCGACCTCGGGCACAGCGACACCGTCGGTATCGGCCACTCCACGTTCCGGCTCGTCGGCAACCAGCTCCAGGAATACATCGACACCGGCGAGGTCTCCTTCTCCGCCCGCCACCTGACGGTGCAGGTCAACAACGGCCGGACCACCATCCTGAACGACGTCTCCTTCGGCGTTCCCGAGAAATCCCTCGTCGGCGTCATCGGACCGTCGGGCTCGGGGAAATCCACGCTGCTGCGGGCCCTGACCGGCTACCGGCCGGCCACCTACGGCGAAGTCCTGTACGACCACAGGAACCTGTACACCCACTTCGCGGAGCTGCGCCACCGCATCGGGCTCGTCCCCCAGGACGACATCCTGCACACGGCGCTCCAGGTGCGCCAGGCCCTGCGGCTGGCCGCCAAACTGCGCTTCCCCGGCGACGTCGCCGACGCCGAGCGCGACGCCCGCGTCGAGGAGGTCCTGGCCGAGCTGAAGCTCAGCCACCACGCGGACAAGCGCATATCCTCCCTGTCCGGCGGCCAGCGCAAGCGCGTGTCCGTCGCGCTCGAACTCCTCACCAAGCCGTCCCTGATCTTCCTCGACGAGCCCACATCGGGGCTCGACCCGGGGATGGACCGCGACGTCATGCAGCTGCTGCGCGGCCTGGCGGACGACGGGCGCACCGTCCTGGTCGTCACCCACTCCGTCGCCGAGCTCGGGCTGTGCGACCGCGTCCTGGTCATGGCCCCGGGCGGCGGCGTCGCCTACTTCGGCCCGCCGGACGAGGCACTGAACTTCTTCGGCTACGAGACCTGGGCCGACGTCTTCTCCGCCTTCGAGAACTACCGCGACTACGACTGGATGGGCCGGTGGCGCGGCTCGCAGCACTACCAGATGTACGCGGCCGACCTCGACGCGGTGCAGCCGCAGGCGACCGCCTTCCAGCCGATGGCCGTCCAGCAGAAGGCGCAGAGCTGGGGCTCCCAGGTGCTCACCCTCATGCGCCGCTACGCCGCGGTCATCATGGCCGACAAGGGCTTCCTCGGCCTCACCCTCGCCCTGCCCATCGTCCTCGGGATCGTGAGCACGTTCGTCCCGGCCGAGGACGGCCTCGGCTACGGCACGGCGGAGAACGGCGGGCGCAACGGCGACGCCAGCATCATCCTCCTCATCCTCGTCGTCGGCATGTGCTTCACCGGCGCGGCCAACGCCGTCAGGGAACTCATCAAGGAACGCGTCATCTACGAGCGCGAACGCGCCGTGGGACTCTCCCGGTCCGCCTACCTGATGTCAAAGGTCTTCGTCCTCGGCACCGTCACCGTCATCCAGGGCGCCATCCTCAGCCTGATCGGCTTCCTGCCCCGGGAGATGCCCGAGGAGGGCGTGCTGTTCACGAGCGCGCCCGCCCTGGAGATGACGCTGGTGCTCATGGTGCTCGGCTGCACCTCCATGATGATCGGCCTGGTCATCTCCGCTCTCGTGCGCACCTCCGAGATGACCATGCCGCTCCTGGTCATGATCTCCGTGGTGCAACTCGTCTTCACCGGCTCCCTCTTCCAGGTGCACGGCAGCCTCGGCGTCGAGCAGCTGGCCTGGCTCATGCCCTCCCGCTGGGCCCTCGCCGGCACCGGTACCACCGTGGACCTCAACGTCCTGACCGCCTCGCCCACCGCGGAACCCGACCCCGACCCCATCTGGAAACCCGAGGCCGGCTACTGGCTGCTCGACGTGTCGATGCTGATCGTCATCGGCGTCGTCTGCGGCTACCTGGTCATGAAGTTCCTCAGGCGGCACGAGCCCGAGGTCATGCGCAAGTAG
- the serB gene encoding phosphoserine phosphatase SerB: MTRVHEAGAAGPDAAPTLLVKIFGRDRPGLTAGLLRTLAGFGVDLVDLEQVVTRGRITLCALVTSPAKATGSEGELRATVHTWAETVGLQAEIISGTGDNPARGVGRSHVTVLGSPLTAEATAAIAARITAAGGNIDRINRLAKYPVTAVEFDVSGVPTEPLRTELATEAAARSVDVAVVASGLQRRAPRLVVMDVDSTLIQDEVIELFAAHAGCEEQVAAVTAAAMRGELDFEESLHARVALLAGLDASVVDKVRAEVRLTPGARTLIRTLKRLGCRVGVVSGGFTQVTDALRDHLGLDFAAANTLEIVDGRLTGRVTGPIVDRPAKARLLRGFAASAGVPLSRTVAIGDGANDLDMLNAAGLGVAFNAKPMVREAAHTAVSVPFLDTVLYLLGITREEVEAADAQG; encoded by the coding sequence ATGACCCGTGTACATGAGGCCGGGGCGGCAGGCCCTGACGCCGCCCCCACGCTGCTGGTGAAGATCTTCGGCAGGGACCGGCCCGGTCTGACCGCCGGGCTGCTGCGGACCCTCGCGGGCTTCGGGGTGGACCTCGTCGACCTCGAACAGGTGGTCACCCGCGGGCGGATCACGCTGTGCGCCCTGGTGACGTCGCCGGCCAAGGCGACGGGTTCCGAGGGCGAGCTGCGCGCCACCGTGCACACGTGGGCCGAGACGGTGGGGCTCCAGGCCGAGATCATCTCGGGGACGGGCGACAACCCGGCGCGCGGGGTGGGCCGCTCCCACGTCACCGTGCTCGGCAGCCCCCTGACGGCCGAGGCCACGGCGGCGATCGCCGCCCGGATAACGGCGGCGGGCGGCAACATCGACCGGATCAACCGGCTCGCCAAGTATCCCGTGACGGCCGTCGAGTTCGACGTCTCCGGCGTCCCCACCGAGCCGCTGCGCACCGAGCTGGCCACCGAGGCGGCGGCCCGGTCGGTCGACGTGGCGGTGGTGGCCTCGGGGCTCCAGCGGCGCGCGCCGCGCCTGGTGGTCATGGACGTGGACTCCACCCTGATCCAGGACGAGGTGATCGAGCTCTTCGCGGCGCACGCGGGGTGCGAGGAGCAGGTCGCCGCCGTGACGGCGGCGGCGATGCGCGGGGAGCTGGACTTCGAGGAGTCGCTGCACGCGCGGGTCGCGCTGCTCGCCGGGCTCGACGCGTCGGTGGTGGACAAGGTGCGCGCGGAGGTCAGGCTGACCCCCGGGGCGCGGACCCTGATCAGGACGCTGAAACGTCTCGGCTGCCGCGTCGGCGTCGTCTCCGGCGGCTTCACCCAGGTCACCGACGCGCTGCGGGACCACCTCGGGCTCGACTTCGCCGCCGCCAACACGCTGGAGATCGTGGACGGCAGGCTGACCGGCCGCGTGACCGGGCCGATCGTGGACCGGCCGGCCAAGGCGCGGCTGCTGCGGGGCTTCGCGGCCAGCGCGGGCGTGCCGCTGTCGCGGACGGTGGCGATCGGGGACGGGGCGAACGACCTCGACATGCTGAACGCGGCCGGTCTCGGTGTCGCGTTCAACGCCAAGCCGATGGTCAGGGAGGCGGCGCACACCGCCGTGTCCGTGCCGTTCCTCGACACCGTGCTGTACCTGCTCGGCATCACGCGCGAAGAGGTCGAGGCGGCCGACGCCCAGGGCTGA
- a CDS encoding SixA phosphatase family protein, with protein sequence MSVDVPRRIVLLRHAKADWPQVSDHDRPLAERGRKDAPVAGRWLAGAGVHPELTLCSTAVRARETWKLCAAELPKRPRTVYDERIYEASLGELIALINGTDDAVTDLMLVGHNPTIHALADALAGEAEGDAHARMNRGGFPTSSIAVLSLTGDWKSAEHGAARLVAFWSPHD encoded by the coding sequence ATGAGCGTCGATGTTCCCCGCAGGATCGTTCTTCTCCGACACGCCAAGGCCGACTGGCCGCAGGTGTCCGACCACGACCGGCCCCTCGCCGAACGCGGCCGGAAGGACGCACCCGTCGCCGGACGCTGGCTCGCCGGCGCGGGTGTCCACCCCGAACTGACCCTCTGCTCCACGGCCGTCCGCGCGCGCGAGACATGGAAACTGTGCGCGGCCGAGCTGCCGAAGCGCCCCAGGACCGTGTACGACGAGCGGATCTACGAGGCGTCGCTCGGCGAGCTGATCGCTCTCATCAACGGCACCGACGACGCCGTCACGGATCTCATGCTCGTCGGGCACAATCCCACGATCCACGCCCTCGCCGACGCGCTGGCCGGCGAGGCGGAGGGGGACGCGCACGCCCGGATGAACCGCGGCGGCTTCCCCACCTCCTCGATCGCCGTCCTCTCGCTGACCGGCGACTGGAAGTCCGCCGAGCACGGCGCGGCACGCCTCGTCGCGTTCTGGAGCCCGCACGACTGA
- a CDS encoding SGM_5486 family transporter-associated protein, with translation MPALDPNPAGGQRKLLLILGAMLGISVVIAVIAVVASP, from the coding sequence ATGCCAGCGCTCGACCCCAACCCCGCAGGCGGGCAGCGGAAGCTGCTCCTCATCCTGGGCGCCATGCTCGGGATCAGCGTCGTCATCGCCGTCATCGCCGTCGTGGCCTCCCCGTGA
- a CDS encoding CynX/NimT family MFS transporter: protein MGLTKNDGTPGTLQRRLPAPPRAHRAAPWVIALGLVLTAFNLRPAISGLGPVLAEVRLDLGMDGTVAGLLTSVPPLCFAVFGVAAPRLSRRFGPVPVVLGGLLAIVLGLGLRALVGSTAPFLATTALALAGIAVGNVLMPVLVLRYFPDRVGSLTGLYSMAFALGAAGAAGLTIPLTRALGDSWRAGLAVWACTAVLALLPWLAVLRPARRRAAVADPPPGDSAPPRAAPVARAGAGQERPRSPRMARSRTAWALACFFGLQATAAYITLGWAPQIFRDAGVPAGTAGVLLAVIMGIGAPLGFVLPRIATRLRHQGPLVLVLGGCGLAGYAGLWLAPAGGAWAWAVLLGVANCAFPVALTMIGMRARTGTGVARLSAFAQSTGYLICVPGPLLVGTLNDATGGWDAPLAFMAALLVAQCAVGWFAGRDRCVEDGD, encoded by the coding sequence ATGGGGTTGACGAAGAACGACGGTACTCCCGGCACGCTCCAGCGGCGCCTACCGGCGCCGCCCCGCGCCCACCGCGCCGCCCCCTGGGTGATCGCACTCGGCCTCGTCCTCACCGCGTTCAACCTCCGCCCCGCCATCTCGGGTCTCGGCCCCGTCCTCGCAGAGGTGCGCCTCGACCTCGGCATGGACGGAACGGTCGCCGGGCTCCTGACCTCGGTGCCGCCGCTGTGCTTCGCGGTCTTCGGCGTCGCCGCGCCGCGCCTGTCCCGCCGCTTCGGCCCCGTCCCCGTGGTGCTGGGCGGACTCCTCGCGATCGTCCTGGGCCTGGGCCTGCGCGCGCTCGTCGGCTCCACCGCGCCCTTCCTCGCCACCACGGCGCTCGCCCTCGCGGGGATAGCCGTCGGGAACGTCCTGATGCCGGTGCTCGTGCTGCGCTACTTCCCCGACCGGGTCGGCTCCCTGACCGGCCTCTACTCCATGGCCTTCGCCCTCGGCGCCGCGGGCGCCGCGGGACTCACCATCCCCCTCACCCGCGCCCTCGGCGACAGCTGGCGCGCCGGGCTCGCCGTCTGGGCCTGCACCGCCGTCCTCGCCCTGCTGCCCTGGCTCGCCGTCCTGCGGCCCGCCCGCCGCCGGGCGGCCGTCGCGGACCCGCCCCCAGGCGACAGCGCACCGCCGAGAGCCGCGCCCGTCGCGCGCGCCGGCGCGGGCCAGGAACGGCCCCGGTCCCCGCGCATGGCCCGTTCCCGCACCGCCTGGGCGCTCGCCTGCTTCTTCGGCCTCCAGGCCACGGCCGCCTACATCACCCTGGGCTGGGCCCCGCAGATCTTCCGCGACGCCGGGGTCCCCGCCGGCACCGCCGGGGTCCTCCTGGCCGTGATCATGGGCATCGGCGCGCCCCTCGGCTTCGTGCTGCCCCGCATCGCCACCCGGCTGCGGCACCAGGGCCCGCTGGTCCTCGTCCTCGGCGGGTGCGGTCTGGCCGGCTACGCGGGGCTCTGGCTGGCCCCCGCCGGCGGCGCCTGGGCCTGGGCGGTGCTCCTCGGCGTCGCCAACTGCGCCTTCCCCGTCGCCCTCACCATGATCGGGATGCGGGCCAGGACCGGCACGGGCGTCGCGCGCCTCTCCGCGTTCGCGCAGAGCACCGGCTACCTCATCTGCGTCCCAGGGCCCCTGCTCGTCGGCACGCTGAACGACGCCACGGGCGGCTGGGACGCGCCCCTCGCGTTCATGGCGGCCCTGCTCGTCGCGCAGTGCGCCGTCGGCTGGTTCGCCGGGCGGGACCGGTGCGTCGAGGACGGCGACTGA
- a CDS encoding FadR/GntR family transcriptional regulator has protein sequence MSLTVPRRSALADQVITRLRRQITSGDWPVGSRIPTEPELVEQLGVARNTVREAIRALAHNGLLDIRQGSGTYVVATSELAGVMHRRFADADPQDVAEVRSTLEAAAARLAARHRTARELSQLRTLLGRREAAWAAGAVEQFVEADATFHMAVVKASHNEVLTALYADLGTVVRTFLRGEVGDELRPDDHVDHGRLVAAIEEQDAEGAAAEAGSYALICRRFAVRAGG, from the coding sequence ATGTCACTGACCGTGCCTCGCCGTTCCGCCCTGGCCGACCAGGTGATCACCCGGCTGCGCCGCCAGATCACCTCGGGCGACTGGCCGGTCGGCTCGCGCATTCCCACGGAACCCGAGCTGGTCGAGCAACTGGGCGTGGCCAGGAACACCGTGCGCGAGGCCATCCGCGCCCTCGCCCACAACGGGCTGCTCGACATCCGCCAGGGCTCGGGCACCTACGTGGTGGCCACCAGCGAGCTGGCCGGCGTGATGCACCGGAGGTTCGCGGACGCCGACCCGCAGGACGTGGCCGAAGTGCGCAGCACGCTGGAGGCCGCGGCGGCCCGGCTGGCCGCGCGGCACCGCACCGCGCGGGAGCTGAGTCAGTTGCGGACGCTGCTCGGACGGCGCGAGGCGGCCTGGGCCGCGGGCGCGGTGGAGCAGTTCGTCGAGGCGGACGCCACGTTCCACATGGCGGTCGTCAAGGCCTCGCACAACGAGGTGCTGACCGCGCTGTACGCGGACCTGGGCACGGTGGTGCGCACGTTCCTGCGTGGTGAGGTCGGCGACGAACTGCGGCCGGACGACCACGTGGACCACGGCAGGCTGGTCGCCGCGATCGAGGAGCAGGACGCGGAGGGGGCCGCCGCAGAGGCCGGCTCCTACGCGCTGATCTGCCGCCGGTTCGCGGTGCGGGCCGGCGGCTGA
- the fabI gene encoding enoyl-ACP reductase FabI: MSGLLAGKRVLVTGVLTESSIAFHTARLAQEEGAEVVLTGFGRLSLVERIAKRLPKPAPVIELDVQNQEHLDGLAARVSEHLGEGVGLDGAVHSIGFAPQDALGGNFLNTGWDSVATAVEVSAYSLKSLTMALLPLLSQRGGSVVGMDFDARVAWPKYDWMGVSKAALEATSRYLARDLGGRDIRVNLVAAGPVKSMAAKSIPGFEELADVWNHRAPIGWDLTDPEPPARGVVALLSDWFPKTTGEIVHVDGGVHMMGA, encoded by the coding sequence ATGAGCGGACTTCTGGCGGGCAAGCGCGTCCTGGTGACCGGGGTGCTGACCGAGTCCTCCATCGCCTTCCACACCGCACGGCTGGCCCAGGAGGAGGGCGCCGAGGTGGTGCTCACCGGCTTCGGCCGGCTGAGCCTGGTCGAGCGCATCGCCAAGCGGCTGCCCAAGCCGGCACCGGTGATCGAGCTGGACGTGCAGAACCAGGAGCACCTGGACGGCCTCGCCGCCCGCGTCTCCGAGCACCTGGGCGAGGGCGTCGGCCTCGACGGCGCGGTGCACTCGATCGGGTTCGCGCCGCAGGACGCGCTGGGGGGCAACTTCCTGAACACCGGCTGGGATTCGGTCGCCACCGCGGTCGAGGTCTCGGCCTACTCGCTCAAGTCGCTCACGATGGCGCTGCTCCCGCTGCTCTCGCAGCGCGGCGGCTCCGTCGTCGGCATGGACTTCGACGCGCGGGTCGCGTGGCCCAAGTACGACTGGATGGGCGTGTCCAAGGCGGCCCTTGAGGCCACCTCGCGCTACCTCGCCCGTGACCTGGGCGGGCGCGACATCCGGGTGAACCTGGTGGCCGCCGGCCCGGTCAAGTCGATGGCGGCCAAGTCCATCCCCGGCTTCGAGGAGCTGGCGGACGTCTGGAACCACCGGGCGCCGATCGGCTGGGACCTGACCGACCCGGAGCCGCCGGCCCGGGGCGTGGTGGCCCTGCTCTCCGACTGGTTCCCGAAGACGACGGGCGAGATCGTCCACGTCGACGGCGGCGTGCACATGATGGGCGCCTGA
- the fabG gene encoding 3-oxoacyl-[acyl-carrier-protein] reductase, producing MSRSVLVTGGNRGIGLAIARSLADAGDKVAITYRSGEPPKELIERGCLAVKCDITDQEQVEQAYKEVEDVHGRVEVVVANAAINRDQLLLRMSEDDFTSVLETNLTGTFRVVKRASRGMLRARSGRIVLISSVVGLSGSAGQANYAAAKAGLVGFARSVARELASRNITCNVVAPGFVDTDMTRALGEERREEIVGQVPLGRYARPEEVAAVVRFLASEDAAYITGAVIPVDGGLGMGH from the coding sequence TTGAGCCGCTCGGTACTCGTCACCGGAGGGAACCGCGGAATCGGCCTGGCCATCGCCCGGTCCCTGGCCGACGCAGGCGACAAGGTCGCCATCACCTACCGCTCCGGGGAGCCCCCGAAAGAGCTGATCGAACGCGGCTGCCTGGCCGTGAAGTGTGACATTACCGATCAGGAACAGGTGGAGCAGGCATACAAAGAGGTCGAGGATGTTCACGGCCGGGTCGAGGTCGTGGTGGCCAACGCGGCGATCAACCGCGATCAGCTCCTCCTGAGGATGTCAGAGGACGACTTCACCTCCGTCCTTGAGACGAACCTGACGGGCACCTTCCGGGTGGTCAAGCGCGCCTCGCGCGGCATGCTGCGCGCCCGCAGCGGCCGGATCGTGCTCATCTCGTCCGTGGTCGGGCTCAGCGGCTCCGCGGGACAGGCCAACTACGCCGCGGCCAAGGCGGGTCTCGTCGGCTTCGCGCGTTCCGTCGCCCGTGAACTGGCCTCGCGCAACATCACCTGCAACGTCGTCGCGCCCGGGTTCGTCGACACCGACATGACCAGGGCGCTCGGCGAGGAGCGGCGCGAGGAGATCGTCGGGCAGGTTCCGCTGGGCCGTTACGCCCGGCCCGAGGAAGTCGCCGCCGTGGTGCGCTTCCTGGCGTCGGAGGACGCCGCGTACATCACCGGAGCCGTCATTCCCGTTGACGGCGGATTGGGCATGGGCCACTGA
- a CDS encoding TldD/PmbA family protein — MPRTIDETFLALPLRQLADAALARARSLGADHADFRLERVRNANWLLRDARLAGTADATDLGYAVRVVHGGSWGFAAGVDLTPDAAARVAARAVAMARLSAGIAAAAGSGERVELAPEPSHGEQTWISAYETNPFDVPDAEKTGRLAEWSRRLLAAPGISHVDARLWAVQENKFYADTAGTVTTQQRVRLLPELTAVAVDGASGRFDSMRTLAPPAARGFEYLTGTGWDWDGELARMPELLAGKMAAPPVEPGRYDLVIDPTNLYLTIHESIGHATELDRALGHEAAYAGTSFATFDRLGSLAYGSALMNVTADRTAEGGLATTGWDDEGVRTQSWDLVRDGVLVGYQMDRRTACMTGFERSNGCAFADSPAHVPLQRMANVSLRPDPEGPGTDGLIAGVERGIYVVGSGSWSIDMQRHNFQFTGQRFFRIEHGRLAGQVRDVAYQATTTDFWGSLEALGGPGTYLLGGSFMCGKAQPGQLAAVSHGCPSAVFRGVDILNTTQESGR, encoded by the coding sequence GTGCCGAGAACCATCGACGAGACCTTCCTCGCACTCCCCCTGCGGCAGCTCGCGGACGCCGCGCTCGCCCGCGCCAGGTCCCTCGGCGCCGACCACGCCGACTTCCGCCTCGAACGCGTCCGGAACGCCAACTGGCTGCTCAGGGACGCGAGATTGGCCGGCACGGCCGACGCGACCGACCTCGGGTACGCCGTCCGCGTCGTGCACGGCGGCAGCTGGGGGTTCGCCGCCGGCGTCGACCTGACCCCGGACGCCGCGGCCCGCGTCGCGGCCCGGGCCGTGGCGATGGCCAGGCTCTCCGCCGGGATCGCCGCGGCGGCCGGCTCCGGCGAACGCGTCGAGCTGGCGCCCGAGCCGTCCCACGGCGAGCAGACGTGGATCTCGGCCTACGAGACCAACCCGTTCGACGTCCCGGACGCGGAGAAGACCGGACGGCTCGCGGAGTGGAGCCGGCGGCTCCTGGCCGCGCCCGGCATCAGCCACGTCGACGCCCGGCTGTGGGCGGTGCAGGAGAACAAGTTCTACGCCGACACCGCGGGCACGGTCACCACCCAGCAGCGCGTGCGCCTGCTGCCCGAGCTGACCGCCGTCGCCGTGGACGGCGCGAGCGGGCGCTTCGACTCGATGCGCACCCTGGCGCCGCCCGCGGCGCGCGGCTTCGAGTACCTGACGGGCACGGGCTGGGACTGGGACGGCGAACTGGCCCGCATGCCCGAGCTGCTGGCCGGGAAAATGGCCGCGCCCCCGGTCGAGCCGGGCCGGTACGACCTGGTCATCGACCCCACGAACCTGTACCTCACGATCCACGAGTCGATCGGCCACGCCACCGAACTCGACCGCGCCCTGGGCCACGAGGCGGCGTACGCGGGCACGTCGTTCGCCACGTTCGACCGGCTCGGCTCACTGGCGTACGGGTCCGCGCTCATGAACGTCACCGCGGACAGGACCGCGGAAGGCGGCCTGGCCACCACCGGCTGGGACGACGAGGGCGTGCGCACCCAGTCCTGGGACCTGGTACGTGACGGCGTCCTCGTCGGCTACCAGATGGACCGGCGCACCGCGTGCATGACGGGCTTCGAGCGCTCCAACGGCTGCGCGTTCGCCGACTCCCCCGCGCACGTGCCGCTCCAGCGCATGGCCAACGTCTCCCTGCGGCCCGACCCGGAGGGCCCGGGCACCGACGGGCTCATCGCCGGGGTGGAGCGCGGCATCTACGTGGTGGGCAGCGGCTCGTGGTCCATCGACATGCAGCGCCACAACTTCCAGTTCACCGGGCAGCGCTTCTTCCGCATCGAGCACGGGCGCCTGGCCGGGCAGGTGCGCGACGTCGCCTACCAGGCGACGACGACGGACTTCTGGGGGTCTCTTGAGGCCCTCGGCGGTCCTGGGACCTACCTGCTCGGCGGCTCGTTCATGTGCGGCAAGGCCCAGCCCGGCCAGCTCGCCGCCGTCTCGCACGGCTGCCCCTCCGCCGTGTTCCGCGGCGTCGACATCCTCAACACCACCCAGGAGTCCGGCCGATGA